The following proteins are encoded in a genomic region of Acidobacteriota bacterium:
- a CDS encoding helix-turn-helix domain-containing protein, whose amino-acid sequence MDNSNDSPEFLTNKEAAQLLRLSEVTLWRLRKNGAIPFIRIMSKILFRRSDLEGFLLRNLRNA is encoded by the coding sequence ATGGACAATTCGAACGACTCACCTGAGTTCCTCACAAATAAGGAAGCTGCCCAGCTTCTAAGACTATCCGAAGTTACACTCTGGCGACTTCGAAAAAACGGCGCAATCCCCTTCATACGGATCATGAGCAAAATTTTGTTTCGAAGGTCCGACCTTGAAGGATTCCTGTTGCGAAACCTCCGTAACGCATAA
- a CDS encoding bifunctional DNA primase/polymerase: MDSNIIHETDEIGRILNVSLDRPVHLMVDYALNYAAMGIPVFPVHGVRAYQGGYICDCRQGVDCKSAGKHPVTRNGHKDASTDPVVISRWWAKPPISNIGIPTGSSSKLFVLDVDGPTGEEALEDLHAYYRARQGDHFDCGTETLQSTTGRGRHLYFNYREDRPFHGSASEIGSGLDIRADGNYVVAPPSLHRSGRRYSLVGASTPVLDPPDWLMYEILQRETGIFGHTEQPLRRSIGCNRGEAIMDGTRNIDLFKYGCGLVNSHPPDEVARRITEINAGQCVPPKDEKELGRS; this comes from the coding sequence ATGGACTCAAACATTATTCACGAAACCGACGAAATAGGAAGAATTCTAAACGTAAGCCTTGATCGACCGGTTCACCTTATGGTGGACTACGCACTCAATTATGCCGCCATGGGCATCCCGGTATTTCCGGTTCATGGTGTACGGGCGTATCAAGGAGGGTATATATGCGATTGCCGTCAAGGCGTAGATTGTAAATCCGCCGGAAAGCATCCGGTGACGCGTAACGGGCATAAGGACGCGTCGACCGATCCCGTTGTGATCAGCCGATGGTGGGCGAAGCCACCCATTTCCAATATCGGAATTCCAACGGGCAGTTCGTCAAAGTTGTTTGTCCTTGACGTTGACGGACCTACGGGCGAGGAGGCATTAGAGGACCTTCACGCATACTATCGAGCCCGCCAGGGTGACCATTTTGACTGCGGAACCGAAACGCTACAATCGACTACCGGTCGTGGGCGCCACTTGTATTTTAATTATCGGGAGGATAGGCCGTTTCACGGCAGTGCGTCCGAAATAGGTTCAGGCCTCGACATCAGGGCCGACGGAAACTACGTGGTTGCGCCCCCCAGCCTCCACAGATCGGGTCGAAGATATTCATTGGTCGGAGCATCAACACCTGTTCTTGACCCGCCAGACTGGCTTATGTACGAGATTCTACAGCGCGAAACAGGAATATTCGGTCATACCGAGCAGCCCCTTCGGCGCTCGATCGGATGTAACCGAGGCGAAGCGATAATGGATGGCACCCGAAACATCGACCTGTTTAAGTATGGTTGCGGGTTGGTAAACAGCCATCCACCGGACGAAGTGGCAAGGAGAATAACCGAGATAAACGCCGGGCAATGCGTGCCGCCAAAAGACGAAAAGGAGCTGGGGAGATCATAA
- a CDS encoding PD-(D/E)XK nuclease family protein produces MIDFFERKLLGQHGIEFEEAAEVARWEALSFYLTLLAGRRSVSFSYPSSLDNGELMPNSFFDRLGLTPLKAPPDTKIVSSVKERRMVVLRTQESPSDDMVLAPARVQYAVELNRENSPHYDEYDGVIGVPFEPGDRRWSASQLTAIGQCGFRWFAQRVLKLEPVEEIELGMDYTKRGTFYHKVLELAVSRAMAEGDIRAATLQHLDAAFAEAEKSPDAAVPTLLNWDLQRAEHIGALRKAVESVEFISDGARVIGLEQMFEETWNGFRLIGYIDRVDETPDGLIAIDYKTSSVPPKGAKDEAGKLTVDVQIPLYSNVALKKLYPAGTLGNSVYYSLVKGKVLRAEKEDDFVKLDGLVNRIKKTLADGNFAVDPDADEYACTYCKFDQVCRKGLRLERKTANT; encoded by the coding sequence GTGATCGATTTCTTTGAAAGAAAGCTGCTAGGACAACACGGAATCGAATTTGAAGAAGCCGCCGAGGTCGCCAGGTGGGAAGCTCTGTCATTTTATTTGACGCTGCTGGCCGGACGAAGATCAGTGAGCTTTAGTTATCCTTCCAGCCTCGACAACGGCGAACTAATGCCGAACTCCTTCTTTGACCGCCTTGGCCTCACGCCGTTAAAGGCTCCCCCGGATACAAAGATCGTCTCAAGCGTGAAAGAACGAAGAATGGTTGTGCTTAGAACTCAGGAAAGTCCTTCTGACGACATGGTTCTGGCTCCGGCACGCGTTCAGTATGCGGTCGAGTTGAACCGCGAGAACTCGCCGCATTACGACGAGTATGATGGCGTGATCGGGGTACCGTTCGAACCCGGAGACCGTCGCTGGAGTGCATCGCAACTAACGGCGATCGGCCAATGCGGATTTCGTTGGTTTGCACAGCGTGTTCTTAAGCTCGAGCCTGTCGAGGAGATCGAGCTAGGCATGGACTACACCAAACGCGGCACCTTTTACCACAAGGTTCTGGAGCTCGCGGTTTCCAGAGCAATGGCTGAGGGAGATATACGAGCCGCGACACTTCAACACCTGGATGCAGCCTTCGCAGAGGCGGAAAAGAGTCCGGACGCAGCCGTACCAACGCTGCTTAACTGGGACCTGCAGCGGGCCGAACATATCGGGGCACTCAGGAAAGCAGTTGAGTCGGTGGAGTTCATCAGCGATGGTGCCCGCGTTATCGGTCTAGAGCAGATGTTCGAGGAAACTTGGAATGGATTTCGGCTCATTGGTTACATCGATCGAGTCGATGAAACTCCTGATGGGTTGATCGCCATTGATTACAAGACCAGCTCGGTGCCGCCGAAAGGTGCAAAAGACGAGGCCGGAAAACTCACGGTTGATGTACAGATCCCGTTATATTCAAATGTTGCACTCAAAAAACTCTATCCCGCGGGCACTCTTGGCAACAGCGTCTATTACTCACTGGTCAAAGGCAAGGTACTCAGAGCAGAGAAGGAGGATGACTTCGTCAAGCTCGATGGTCTGGTAAACAGGATCAAGAAGACTCTCGCTGACGGTAATTTCGCGGTGGATCCTGATGCGGATGAATACGCCTGTACCTACTGCAAATTTGACCAAGTATGCCGCAAGGGGCTGCGTCTGGAGCGAAAAACAGCTAACACATGA
- a CDS encoding UvrD-helicase domain-containing protein yields MNLTPDQKRAATAVGSVAVTAGAGTGKTSMLAARYLHHVQTDGMSPLSVVAVTFTDKAADELRSRIRKTLNAELGDEKVIAEVEAAQISTMHALASRICRDFYDLAEIPPDFSILDDTAKPLWMAEKFEEAVSLIDPEIFRTLGFSWLTSAISVLLKDPYSSDQALSLGSDQWKETIEKTSAETVTKIITSGEWSAANAAVSECRGKDGDKLEAVRADVISAMANPKDIEALNDSLKNFARNKGAAGNWPDGGLERLRQSLGALKDHLKSCYDLATLEYGPEDDEAARRIEPLAAAFRQVRDYISAEKLRDKVLDFGDLEHYSLKILDHPEAVEHYSMRWNAFLVDEFQDTNPIQTEILSRLTANAKLTIVGDEKQAIYGFRGADIGVFSRVREEIVTARSGIEVPLSLTFRTHHELVLTMNTIFEPVLDDLHQALDADRTDRPFAAPHVHSSVVEAAKGVGKAKHRSSRPGTSPGK; encoded by the coding sequence ATGAATCTCACACCGGATCAAAAAAGGGCTGCGACCGCAGTCGGCAGTGTGGCGGTCACAGCAGGTGCCGGGACCGGCAAGACGAGCATGCTCGCGGCCCGTTACCTGCACCATGTTCAGACGGACGGCATGTCTCCACTCTCGGTCGTGGCGGTCACCTTTACCGACAAAGCGGCGGATGAACTGCGTTCACGAATCCGCAAGACGCTGAACGCGGAGCTTGGTGATGAGAAGGTGATCGCCGAAGTCGAGGCAGCTCAGATCAGTACGATGCACGCTCTCGCATCTCGGATCTGCCGGGATTTCTATGATCTGGCTGAGATACCGCCGGATTTTTCGATCCTCGATGACACCGCAAAACCTCTATGGATGGCCGAGAAATTTGAAGAGGCAGTCAGCCTCATCGACCCGGAGATCTTTCGTACACTTGGTTTCAGTTGGCTAACGTCCGCCATCTCCGTTTTGCTCAAGGACCCCTACTCGTCAGATCAGGCCCTATCGCTCGGTTCCGATCAATGGAAGGAGACTATTGAGAAGACTTCAGCCGAGACGGTTACAAAGATCATCACTTCAGGTGAATGGAGTGCGGCGAATGCGGCGGTATCTGAATGCCGCGGGAAAGACGGCGACAAACTCGAGGCGGTCAGAGCCGATGTCATATCAGCAATGGCGAACCCGAAAGACATTGAGGCACTCAATGACTCACTCAAGAATTTTGCCAGAAACAAAGGGGCGGCGGGAAACTGGCCGGACGGTGGGCTTGAAAGGCTTCGGCAAAGCCTCGGTGCACTAAAGGACCACCTAAAATCGTGCTACGACCTCGCAACTCTCGAATACGGGCCGGAGGACGACGAGGCCGCCCGCCGGATCGAGCCCCTTGCCGCGGCCTTTAGACAAGTTCGCGACTATATCTCTGCTGAAAAGCTGCGGGATAAGGTGCTCGATTTTGGCGATCTTGAGCATTATTCGTTGAAGATCCTTGACCATCCGGAGGCTGTCGAACATTACAGTATGCGTTGGAATGCGTTTCTTGTAGATGAGTTTCAGGACACGAATCCGATTCAGACCGAGATACTAAGCCGCTTGACCGCCAATGCCAAGCTGACCATCGTAGGTGACGAAAAGCAGGCGATATATGGATTTCGCGGAGCCGATATTGGAGTATTTAGCCGCGTTCGCGAAGAGATCGTTACCGCTCGATCAGGAATCGAGGTTCCACTCTCATTAACGTTTCGGACCCACCACGAGCTTGTCTTGACGATGAACACGATCTTCGAGCCTGTGCTCGACGACCTTCATCAGGCACTCGACGCCGATCGGACGGATCGGCCTTTTGCGGCTCCACATGTCCATTCGTCTGTCGTCGAGGCCGCCAAGGGCGTCGGCAAGGCCAAACACAGATCATCGAGGCCCGGTACATCGCCCGGCAAATAA
- a CDS encoding NYN domain-containing protein: MDSIEQIAVFVDIENVIGFCNELRLPVDLADVLEKLKEEGRITVRRSFGDITKALSATGQIRETDNVRRMLRDNLFFHEDIPYVSQFKNSADMRLAVEALHTAFTLPSISKFAIVSGDSDYVPLFLKLREQSKSVIGITGSDKRTAIIYRNACDSLFYFEDLTGLSISNAQLDPAPPTSGDIAGQDAPDEEAKVDYQVLKDEYASLLVKSIQVLQQLGKAATPSALHPQMRQLQADFDYERAGFTSFNELVRFAETQNMIVVEQENNDLQISLPAQAIDAKQVVSTAQYRLYLQERLKCQLPAVDLLNVISEQAFAQIGFSQDDGVFYCGTFPTMLPTNSCIRILMWLSPRFINIFILYTVQGALFLNLRHMVSLIQRLKGSTLKKTSGTIILSPLKFG; the protein is encoded by the coding sequence ATGGATTCAATTGAGCAAATTGCAGTATTTGTCGACATTGAGAACGTAATTGGTTTCTGCAATGAATTACGACTTCCCGTAGACCTCGCGGATGTCCTTGAAAAACTCAAGGAAGAAGGTCGAATAACCGTTCGTCGGTCATTTGGCGATATCACAAAAGCTCTTTCGGCAACGGGCCAGATTAGAGAGACAGATAATGTCCGGCGGATGCTCAGGGACAATCTTTTTTTTCATGAGGACATACCGTATGTCTCGCAATTCAAAAATTCTGCAGACATGCGGCTTGCCGTTGAAGCTCTTCACACAGCTTTCACTCTTCCAAGCATTTCAAAATTTGCGATCGTGTCCGGGGACAGCGACTACGTCCCGCTTTTCCTCAAGCTACGCGAGCAGAGTAAATCCGTAATCGGAATTACCGGCAGCGACAAGAGGACGGCCATTATTTATCGTAATGCATGCGACAGCTTGTTCTATTTTGAAGACCTAACAGGTCTATCAATCTCAAACGCTCAACTAGACCCTGCCCCACCGACTAGTGGGGACATAGCTGGTCAGGATGCTCCCGACGAGGAGGCGAAAGTTGACTATCAGGTATTGAAAGACGAATATGCGAGTCTTTTAGTAAAGTCAATCCAAGTGCTTCAGCAACTCGGCAAAGCCGCGACACCGTCAGCTCTTCATCCCCAGATGCGACAGCTTCAAGCCGACTTCGACTATGAGCGAGCAGGCTTCACGTCTTTCAACGAACTTGTTCGTTTCGCCGAAACACAAAACATGATCGTCGTCGAGCAGGAGAACAATGACCTGCAAATTTCCTTACCGGCCCAAGCTATCGATGCGAAGCAAGTAGTTTCGACTGCACAGTATAGGCTGTACTTGCAGGAACGATTGAAGTGCCAGTTGCCGGCAGTTGACTTGCTCAACGTGATTAGTGAACAGGCATTTGCCCAAATAGGGTTCAGTCAAGATGACGGGGTATTCTATTGCGGGACCTTTCCCACGATGTTACCGACGAACTCGTGTATAAGAATATTAATGTGGCTCAGCCCGAGGTTTATAAATATCTTTATTCTTTATACCGTGCAAGGTGCTTTATTTTTGAACCTACGTCATATGGTGAGTTTAATCCAAAGATTAAAGGGTTCAACGCTCAAAAAGACGAGTGGGACGATCATTTTGTCGCCGCTCAAATTCGGTTGA